From the Erpetoichthys calabaricus chromosome 12, fErpCal1.3, whole genome shotgun sequence genome, the window ttaaattttataaacataCCTCACAATGAATTATCCCATAAGGAAGTTAATATGTTTTGCACACTGtttgaataaaatacatttttgttaaaaatctgAATTAGTATGTACAGTTCTGGTATCAAAATGTTTCATGTCATAGGTTTGCGTATTATCAGAAACTTATTTGAGCAAGGGTATACTCAGAAGGAGATGGTTAAAGTAATTGAAGTGTTTGGAGGAGGAAAAATATCGtaagttaaatattttcattaatttttcataagATTTTGGATTATATCTTTATACTGTGGGAAAGGCCATTCATAATCATTTTTAGTTCCAAATTTCATTGTACCATATGCTATTGTTATTGGTTCACTTAGTGTGTATTGTGTAAAAACTTCAGTATTAAGCATTAATATTTTTCTCAgtctataaattaatttttggtaGAACAAACattatgcaaattattttttatcaaattttatcTCATAATATATTTCTTAGTGAGTTGACGCAACAGATGACGACAACATAAAAGTTTGTTCCACCAATTACAAATATTATGCATTGTTTTAAGATTTAAAGAACAGAAGGACATGGTTAATTTCTGTAACATTTTCAGGGATCGCCAACTGAGAAGACTTTTGCACAAAATGAAATTGTTTAGAAGGAGTAATGACCGCCCCAAAAAAGAAATTTTTGCTGCAGTTGAGGTACCAGTATTACTGACTCCTTGATTACGGAGGTGATCATTAAGTGAATTAATGAAatccaaatgattttttttatcttagagTGAATTAAAAAAGTGGCCCCCAATGAAAGGTGTTCGAGCTATGTATAGACGTGTGAGGGACTTCAGAGGAATTCGACCATGCTATCGGTATCCTGTGTCTAATTCTGCAGCATATTTCAtgatttatctattatttatgtTGTTTCTTTGACTACTTGGTTAACAGTAAACACTCATGCCCTTCCTTaaatatgtgacttctaaaattattttatttttttctgtagaaaTGATGTACATGAAGTAATGCGTCAATTGGATGCAAGGGGTCTGCACAGACGACAGCCAGGAAATCGCAAAATTCTGAGATGCCAGTACTCAACAAAAGGCCCCAATCACACTTGGCACATTGATGGCATGTCTTATattggctttgtttttgtttcttttgtaatgTACATGATCCATATGATAAGAATAGAAAGTTCAAAACTGTGAAATCTGAGATTCTTACAAGTTACTTTAAACCCACTGTTTTTAATGTGGATACAATGTTATTACTGTGTTTGCAGGGttcatttattgaattttgtttgttGCAGGAAATGATAAATTGCGTTTTTATGGAATCTGGATTCATCTGTGTATTGATGGGTATGTAGAGACAAGCTGAATTGGTATTATTGTGATCAATACTGttctgttaatatttatattctctatgtatgttttttgcatattttcatatcTTTATGTAGATATTCAAGACGTGTTATATGGCTACATGCAGGGACCTCCAATCGGAATCCACGTTTCATTGCTAGATATTTTCTTGATGCTGTGGAAACAGAAAATGGTGAAACGTTTACTTTCATTTCCAGCTAATTCCTATGATAAATGAGTTTCTTTAGCTGTATATTGTTAGcagattttcttaatattttatagaGCATTTTTCTGGCTGTGTGCTTTatattactgtgttttatttatttttgaattgctaTGGCTGTAGGTTGGCCACGCCTTGTGAGAGCAGATAGGGGTTGTGAA encodes:
- the LOC127529966 gene encoding uncharacterized protein LOC127529966, translating into MYSSGIKMFHVIGLRIIRNLFEQGYTQKEMVKVIEVFGGGKISDRQLRRLLHKMKLFRRSNDRPKKEIFAAVESELKKWPPMKGVRAMYRRVRDFRGIRPCYRNDVHEVMRQLDARGLHRRQPGNRKILRCQYSTKGPNHTWHIDGNDKLRFYGIWIHLCIDGYSRRVIWLHAGTSNRNPRFIARYFLDAVETENGETFTFISS